Proteins found in one Limanda limanda chromosome 18, fLimLim1.1, whole genome shotgun sequence genomic segment:
- the sox7 gene encoding transcription factor SOX-7, producing MAALISAYSSWPESFECPPGDGDVSDAHGPHRTPVDKAPEPRIRRPMNAFMVWAKDERKRLAVQNPDLHNAELSKMLGKSWKALTPPQKRPYVEEAERLRVQHMQDYPNYKYRPRRKKQLKRICKRVDPGFLLSGLAPDQNALPDQRVLCHPLDKDEGSPHHGFSIPSPALPGVRSFRDPAGSNSSFDTYPYGLPTPPEMSPLDAMDHEHIPPSYYSSGSSSSSSCPDEHHHSQTHMGSPPPYHTDYTQTQIHCGGPRMSHITHLSQTGGGSGLMPSPPLSYYSPSSFPQIHHGLHQVHLGQLSPPPETHGHLETLDQLSQAELLGEVDRNEFDQYLNSTGAGFHPEQVGSMTLTGHIQVAPAASASPSSTAETSLISVLADATAAYYNNYGIS from the exons ATGGCAGCCCTCATCAGCGCGTACTCGTCGTGGCCGGAGTCCTTCGAGTGTCCTCCGGGGGACGGGGACGTGTCCGACGCGCACGGGCCGCACAGGACCCCCGTGGACAAGGCGCCGGAGCCGCGGATCCGACGGCCCATGAACGCGTTCATGGTGTGGGCCAAAGATGAGCGCAAGCGGCTGGCGGTCCAGAACCCGGACCTGCACAACGCTGAGCTCAGCAAGATGTTGG GCAAGTCGTGGAAGGCCCTGACTCCCCCTCAGAAGAGGCCCTACGTGGAGGAGGCCGAGCGGCTCCGGGTGCAGCACATGCAggactaccccaactacaagtATCGGCCTCGCAGGAAGAAGCAGCTGAAACGCATCTGCAAGCGAGTGGACCCCGGCTTCCTGCTGAGTGGGCTGGCCCCCGATCAGAACGCCCTGCCCGACCAGCGGGTCCTCTGTCACCCCCTGGACAAAGACGAGGGCAGCCCTCATCACGGCTTCTCCATCCCCAGCCCGGCCCTGCCCGGCGTCAGGAGCTTCAGAGACCCGGCCGGTTCCAACAGTAGCTTCGACACCTACCCATACGGCCTGCCCACTCCTCCAGAGATGTCCCCCTTGGATGCCATGGACCACGAGCACATCCCCCCCTCGTACTACTCTTCTGgtagctcctcttcctcctcttgtcccGACGAGCATCatcacagtcagacacacatgGGCAGCCCACCCCCTTACCACACCGACTACACTCAGACCCAGATCCACTGTGGAGGCCCACGCATGAGCCACATCACTCACCTGTCCCAAACCGGAGGCGGCAGCGGACTGATGCCGAGCCCCCCGCTGTCTTACTACAGCCCCTCATCTTTCCCCCAGATTCACCACGGGCTCCACCAGGTCCATCTTGGTCAGCTGTCCCCACCACCGGAGACACACGGCCACCTGGAGACTCTGGACCAGCTGAGCCAGGCCGAGCTGCTGGGAGAGGTGGACCGCAATGAGTTTGACCAGTACCTGAACTCCACCGGGGCCGGGTTCCACCCTGAGCAGGTCGGCAGCATGACTCTTACGGGACATATCCAGGTAGCGCCGGCTGCTTCCGCTTCTCCCAGTAGCACCGCAGAAACCAGCCTCATTTCCGTGCTGGCAGACGCAACAGCGGCCTACTACAACAACTATGGCATCTCGTAA
- the pinx1 gene encoding PIN2/TERF1-interacting telomerase inhibitor 1 — MSMLAEPRRKQKWSVDPRNSAWSKDESKFGQKMLERMGWSKGKGLGRTEQGVTDHIKVKVKNNSYGLGTTASYEDNWIAHQDDFNELLAQLNNCHGQNTSKEPPPEEQKGFSLEEKSKTSKKRVHYMKFTKGKDLSSRSENDLNCIFGKRGQSAKEQEQESNSSDSQGETEEKVTIAATELDTEAITQTVTSTLNMQQYFAQRMAQLKKARGQDPRETSQADAGTSETSTPSEEPIHISNNNTEEPKKKKKKKKKKATNELEVVEDNFSSPIAVEDSENQEQERKKKKKKKKRKMAEIEGASDENCSSTSGVEQNCEEQPPSKKKKLKKLNGHEPSDDQTVESEVVPKEEHREEGDVVEVVVQKKSKKKKKKKKHQE; from the exons ATGTCCATGCTCGCTGAGC CCCGGAGGAAACAGAAGTGGTCTGTTGACCCCAGGAACAGCGCCTGGAGCAAAGATGAGTCCAAATTTGGCCAGAAGATGCTGGAGCGAATGGGCTGGTCCAAGGGCAAG GGCCTGGGCAGGACTGAGCAGGGCGTCACCGACCATAtcaaagtaaaagttaaaaacaacagctaTGGGTTGGGAACCACTGCCAGCTATGAG gACAACTGGATTGCTCAccaagatgacttcaatgagcTCCTTGCTCAGCTGAACAACTGCCACGGTCAAAATACCAGCAAAG AACCTCCACCAGAGGAACAGAAAGGCTTCAGCTTGGAAGAGAAATCCAAGACCTCCAAAAAGAGGGTCCATTACATGAAGTTTACCAAAG GAAAGGACCTGTCCTCCCGCAGTGAAAATGACCTGAATTGCATCTTTGGAAAGAGAGGACAATCTGCCAAAGAACAAGAGCAG GAGAGCAACAGCAGTGATTCTCAgggggagacggaggagaaggtGACTATTGCTGCTACCGAACTGGATACGGAGGCCATCACCCAGACTGTGACCAGTACGCTCAATATGCAGCAGTACTTTGCGCAGCGAATGGCTCAGTTGAAGAAGGCTCGGGGACAGGACCCACGTGAGACATCCCAGGCGGACGCAGGGACCAGCGAGACGTCAACTCCATCCGAGGAACCCATCCACATTAGCAACAACAATACGGAGGAgcccaagaagaagaaaaagaagaagaagaaaaaggctACGAATGAGTTGGAAGTGGTAGAAGACAATTTTAGTTCTCCCATTGCAGTGGAAGACAGCGAGAACCAGGAGCAGGAacgtaaaaagaaaaagaagaagaaaaagaggaaaatggcaGAAATCGAAGGAGCTTCAGACGAGAACTGCAGCTCCACCTCTGGTGTGGAGCAGAACTGTGAGGAGCAGCCTCCttccaaaaagaaaaagcttaaaaaactaaatggaCACGAGCCATCTGACGATCAAACTGTAGAATCGGAGGTTGTTCCGAAAGaggaacacagagaggagggcGATGTTGTAGAGGTGGTAGTGCAGAAGAAatctaaaaaaaagaagaaaaagaagaaacatcaAGAATAG